The Blastocatellia bacterium genome contains a region encoding:
- a CDS encoding transposase: MDTLFPAMIITYLGQLAPVFSANHFVYFRGFVLAMMLLGQTRKCVTNVARVCFFVNRHVSSWERFLSQAQWELNQVRDRVLGLIQQRLGPHLLMEGAYLAWVDTTLIAKVKGRMPGVQTWHDHNGNPEGTYLVGHHWALVGLMGAMLVAGTDTSLCWPLLANLIPGQSHPLGFIVNPQGVARAMTFWDAVCPLLAQLHQMLGRVPLRVVPDAYFCKAPFLNWTLSLPVHVITRMRRDAVGWDDPEPEGPPPPGPKKRTRKPTKPRKGRRWKLADLLLAFPTDLVTVTVSGQAQTHPVVTRDLWITDVTQKVRVVVIQMVAEPLILLSTDLTLSPPQIIHLYARRFPLELAIRDLKQHFGLGDYQCTSGLALSRFVGLALISFCLWRLVLLYHPPADWLQSHHPTAPLSLTNLSRAVRRLLIGRIFHTSAAGADLPNSPTVPQELFRLIV; encoded by the coding sequence ATGGATACACTCTTTCCGGCCATGATTATCACATATCTGGGGCAGTTGGCTCCAGTCTTTTCGGCCAACCATTTTGTGTATTTTCGCGGATTCGTGTTGGCCATGATGTTGTTGGGCCAGACGCGCAAATGCGTCACCAATGTGGCGCGGGTCTGCTTTTTTGTCAACCGGCATGTCAGCAGTTGGGAACGGTTCCTGTCGCAGGCGCAGTGGGAGCTGAACCAGGTTCGAGACCGGGTGCTGGGGCTGATCCAACAGCGACTGGGGCCGCACCTGCTGATGGAAGGTGCCTATCTGGCCTGGGTCGATACGACCTTGATCGCCAAGGTCAAAGGCCGGATGCCCGGTGTGCAGACGTGGCACGATCACAACGGCAATCCCGAGGGGACGTATCTGGTGGGGCATCATTGGGCGTTGGTCGGCTTGATGGGGGCGATGCTGGTGGCCGGGACGGACACGTCCTTGTGCTGGCCGCTGCTGGCCAATCTGATTCCCGGCCAGAGCCATCCATTGGGCTTCATTGTCAATCCGCAGGGGGTGGCTCGAGCCATGACGTTCTGGGACGCGGTCTGTCCGCTGCTGGCCCAGTTGCACCAGATGCTGGGTCGGGTGCCACTGCGGGTGGTGCCCGACGCCTATTTCTGCAAGGCCCCGTTCCTCAACTGGACGCTCTCGTTGCCGGTGCACGTCATCACCCGCATGCGCCGGGATGCCGTCGGCTGGGACGATCCCGAACCGGAAGGGCCGCCACCGCCCGGCCCGAAGAAGCGCACCCGCAAACCGACCAAACCCCGGAAAGGCCGCCGCTGGAAGCTGGCCGACTTGCTGCTGGCGTTCCCCACCGACTTGGTCACGGTCACCGTCTCGGGCCAGGCGCAGACCCATCCGGTGGTGACCCGCGACCTGTGGATCACCGACGTGACGCAGAAGGTCCGGGTGGTGGTCATCCAGATGGTGGCCGAGCCGCTGATTCTGCTGTCGACCGACTTGACCTTGTCGCCGCCACAGATCATCCATCTCTATGCCCGGCGCTTCCCGCTGGAACTGGCCATCCGCGATTTGAAGCAGCACTTCGGGTTGGGCGATTATCAATGTACCAGCGGCTTGGCCCTGTCCCGCTTTGTCGGCCTGGCCCTGATCAGCTTCTGTCTGTGGCGGCTGGTGCTGCTTTACCATCCCCCGGCCGACTGGCTCCAGAGTCACCACCCGACCGCCCCCCTGAGCTTGACCAACCTCAGTCGGGCGGTGCGCCGGCTCCTGATCGGGCGGATTTTTCACACTTCCGCGGCTGGAGCGGACTTGCCAAATTCGCCCACTGTCCCCCAGGAGCTGTTTCGGCTGATCGTTTAA
- a CDS encoding sigma-70 family RNA polymerase sigma factor → MPRERFSSLFANEAESEIIPQAELRLAMTETTNLEEQIEQIFEALRMPVYQYLLSVFAEPTEAEDLTQEAFFQLYKTLLKGQEINNVRFWIFRVAHNLAVDKRKHQQFVSALRADNWEEVEKIIPDGSPNPEQIFLEREKFERIFNGLKRLTLNERQCLYLRAEGFRYKEIAEIMKVGVPTVGEYLRRSIKKLGGNGGE, encoded by the coding sequence ATGCCGCGTGAACGCTTTAGCTCTTTGTTTGCAAACGAAGCGGAAAGTGAAATCATTCCGCAGGCTGAATTGCGGCTGGCGATGACCGAAACAACTAATCTCGAAGAACAAATCGAACAAATTTTTGAAGCCTTGCGGATGCCGGTTTATCAGTATTTATTGTCGGTTTTTGCCGAGCCTACCGAAGCCGAAGACCTCACGCAAGAGGCTTTTTTTCAGCTTTATAAAACATTGCTCAAAGGGCAAGAAATCAACAATGTCAGGTTCTGGATTTTCCGCGTCGCGCACAATTTGGCGGTTGACAAAAGAAAGCATCAGCAGTTTGTCTCGGCTTTGCGGGCTGATAATTGGGAAGAGGTCGAAAAAATTATTCCCGACGGTTCGCCGAATCCCGAACAGATTTTTCTGGAGCGTGAAAAATTTGAACGGATTTTCAACGGTTTGAAGCGGCTGACGTTGAATGAAAGACAATGTTTGTATTTGCGGGCGGAAGGTTTTCGTTACAAGGAAATTGCGGAAATTATGAAAGTCGGAGTGCCGACGGTGGGCGAATATTTGCGGCGCAGTATCAAGAAATTAGGGGGAAACGGCGGTGAATGA
- a CDS encoding carboxypeptidase regulatory-like domain-containing protein, with protein sequence MLKRIIRVVSLSVVLTSGVLGQTSTATLSGTVTDNNDAAIVGATVTIVNTETGIKRTVVTNDSGGFTIPLLQPSRYLLTVEAANFAPFEATDLVLNTNDNRFLNIRLKAGQIKESITVEASTVEVDMSPAVATTVDQNLVDRIPLNGRTVQNLVALTPGAVTFQPNGQTNVGQISVNGLRTTQNYMTIDGVSANLYVGTSLTGVGQANGNIPGFSQLGTTSNLVSVDALQEFKVQTSNYSAEYGRTPGAQIQMTTRSGTNKYHDTLFEYFRNEKLDANDWFANANRLARSPLRHNNFGGTFSGPLPLPNFGEGGLVFNSGKDRTFFFFSYEGLRVRLPQVADTTVVSNFVRNNAFPAIRFLFSAFPRPTGPDNPDQLTAPFVAGYSNPQSQDSTSIRIDHNITKQITLFGRYSQSPQESVSLLPSTSLATSQEGDTRTLTIGLNAAFSSNFTNEFRFNWSRNIAINQTQFRSFQGTTQPDKSLWIFPPLTSNSFVSYVFPSGIVQQNPAGRGERRQINIANTSTWVLGSHMIKFGADYRTSPARQELPDYLFSPNFFNLASILSGQAFVVYIINNPRFTEFLWKSFGSFIQDTWRVSNRLTLDVGLRWEVNPPPDLNPARRLAVLDFVNPIRFAPEGTKLFPTVWNGFAPRFGTAYQMFSKSGWETVVRGGYGLFYDLASGSAGTVTGAYFPSTASTFLANVQFPFAPSVLVPPTIVTTPPYPFGNFLTKYDDGFVLPRVHQWNLSIEQGLGNGQTLSVSYVGNAGRRLLRLAAIGPIIRAYPIPSPDFAPGTTFFMMSNREGRADSSDYNGMQVQFTRRGKNISALVNYTWSHAIDTSSNHTSQTSTHFSVDPRLDRADSLFDRRHALSAAMTWNLPSVPKTFNRILHAITAGWGLDAIFQFQTSYPLIIGYQDTTINNNLSQAFLRPDRVPGQPLWIPSSGPKGKVLNPAAFSIPTGPSRQGTLPRNSIRVDSLWQPDIALSRTFAFGERVRLKLKGEVFNFVNHPMFAEPNNILGNKNASGITLSPTFGQFTSMLNRTPSVEGIQLSSIYAPGGPRSIQLSFRLSF encoded by the coding sequence ATGCTGAAGAGAATAATCAGAGTAGTTTCGTTGTCGGTTGTCTTAACCTCTGGCGTGCTCGGTCAAACCTCGACGGCAACCTTGAGCGGAACAGTTACGGACAACAACGATGCGGCAATCGTCGGTGCAACGGTTACGATTGTCAACACCGAAACCGGCATTAAAAGAACGGTCGTTACCAACGACAGCGGCGGTTTTACGATTCCGTTGCTGCAACCGAGCAGATATCTCCTGACGGTCGAGGCCGCGAACTTTGCTCCGTTTGAAGCGACTGATTTAGTGCTGAATACCAACGACAACCGCTTTCTCAACATCCGCTTGAAAGCGGGGCAAATCAAGGAAAGTATTACGGTCGAAGCCAGCACCGTCGAAGTTGACATGAGTCCGGCAGTAGCGACAACCGTTGACCAAAATTTGGTTGACCGCATTCCGCTTAACGGGCGAACGGTGCAGAATCTGGTTGCCCTGACGCCTGGAGCAGTTACTTTCCAGCCAAACGGCCAGACCAACGTTGGACAAATCAGCGTCAACGGTCTTCGCACGACGCAGAACTACATGACGATTGACGGCGTGAGTGCGAATCTGTATGTCGGAACCAGTCTGACCGGTGTCGGGCAGGCGAACGGAAACATCCCCGGCTTCAGCCAACTCGGAACGACGAGCAATCTGGTGTCGGTTGATGCCTTGCAGGAGTTCAAGGTGCAGACATCGAACTATTCGGCTGAATACGGCAGAACTCCCGGTGCGCAGATTCAAATGACGACCCGCTCCGGCACGAATAAATACCACGACACGCTCTTTGAATACTTCCGCAACGAAAAACTCGATGCCAACGACTGGTTCGCCAACGCCAACCGCCTGGCACGCTCGCCGCTCAGACATAACAATTTCGGCGGCACGTTTAGCGGTCCGCTTCCGTTGCCGAATTTCGGCGAAGGCGGTCTCGTCTTTAACAGCGGCAAAGACAGAACGTTCTTCTTCTTCAGCTATGAAGGCTTAAGGGTTCGTCTGCCGCAGGTGGCCGATACGACCGTGGTCTCAAATTTTGTCCGCAACAATGCCTTTCCGGCAATTCGTTTTTTGTTCTCGGCATTCCCACGACCGACAGGGCCGGACAATCCCGATCAGCTGACCGCACCTTTTGTGGCGGGTTATTCAAATCCGCAATCGCAGGACAGCACTTCCATCAGAATTGACCACAACATCACGAAACAAATCACACTTTTCGGACGATACAGCCAATCGCCTCAAGAGAGCGTTTCGCTGCTTCCCTCAACCAGCCTGGCAACTTCGCAGGAGGGCGACACACGCACGTTGACGATTGGTTTGAATGCGGCCTTCAGTTCGAACTTTACCAACGAATTCCGATTTAATTGGAGCCGAAACATTGCCATCAATCAGACGCAATTCCGATCGTTTCAGGGAACTACCCAGCCCGACAAAAGCCTCTGGATCTTCCCGCCTCTGACCTCGAACTCATTCGTCTCTTACGTGTTTCCCTCTGGCATCGTCCAGCAAAATCCCGCCGGACGCGGAGAACGCCGTCAGATCAACATTGCCAACACCTCAACCTGGGTTCTGGGCAGCCACATGATCAAATTCGGTGCTGACTATCGAACCTCCCCGGCACGACAGGAGTTGCCCGATTATTTGTTCAGCCCCAATTTTTTCAACCTTGCCTCCATTCTGAGCGGACAGGCATTTGTCGTTTATATCATTAACAATCCCCGCTTCACGGAGTTTTTGTGGAAGAGTTTTGGGTCGTTTATACAGGACACCTGGCGTGTAAGTAACCGTCTGACGCTCGATGTCGGACTTCGTTGGGAGGTGAATCCGCCGCCTGACCTGAATCCGGCGCGGCGTTTGGCGGTCCTTGATTTCGTCAACCCGATACGTTTCGCACCTGAGGGGACGAAGTTGTTTCCGACTGTTTGGAACGGATTTGCCCCCCGATTCGGCACGGCCTACCAAATGTTTTCCAAATCCGGCTGGGAAACTGTCGTCCGCGGCGGATACGGTTTGTTCTACGATCTCGCCAGCGGTTCGGCGGGTACGGTGACCGGTGCCTATTTTCCTTCAACGGCAAGCACATTCCTGGCGAACGTGCAGTTCCCGTTTGCCCCGAGCGTGTTGGTACCGCCTACGATCGTTACCACGCCGCCTTATCCGTTCGGGAATTTCCTGACGAAATATGATGACGGCTTCGTCCTGCCGAGAGTCCATCAATGGAATCTTTCAATAGAGCAAGGCTTAGGCAATGGACAGACCCTGAGTGTTTCATACGTCGGAAATGCCGGCCGCAGACTACTGCGCTTAGCCGCCATCGGCCCGATCATAAGAGCCTATCCGATTCCCTCGCCGGATTTCGCTCCCGGAACCACTTTCTTCATGATGTCAAACCGTGAAGGCAGGGCAGACAGCTCAGACTATAACGGGATGCAGGTGCAGTTCACTCGCCGGGGCAAAAATATAAGTGCTCTCGTCAACTACACCTGGTCGCATGCCATCGATACGAGCTCAAACCATACAAGTCAGACCTCAACACACTTCTCTGTTGATCCGCGACTTGATCGAGCGGATTCGCTGTTTGACCGCAGACACGCTTTGAGTGCGGCAATGACGTGGAATCTGCCTTCGGTGCCGAAAACTTTCAACCGCATTCTGCATGCCATCACCGCCGGCTGGGGGTTGGATGCGATATTTCAATTCCAAACGTCATATCCGCTGATAATCGGCTATCAGGATACAACGATCAACAATAACCTGAGCCAGGCCTTCCTCCGTCCGGACCGTGTGCCGGGACAGCCACTCTGGATACCCTCGAGCGGACCGAAGGGGAAGGTTCTGAATCCGGCGGCGTTCTCGATCCCGACAGGCCCGTCGAGACAGGGAACATTGCCCCGAAATTCCATCCGTGTCGATTCGCTGTGGCAGCCCGACATAGCGCTGAGCCGTACATTTGCGTTCGGCGAACGGGTTAGACTAAAACTGAAAGGCGAGGTATTCAACTTCGTCAATCATCCGATGTTTGCAGAGCCGAACAATATTTTGGGCAATAAGAATGCTTCCGGAATAACGTTGTCTCCGACATTCGGACAGTTTACCTCGATGCTTAACCGTACGCCGTCTGTAGAAGGCATTCAACTCAGCTCGATTTACGCTCCGGGCGGACCGCGTTCGATTCAATTGAGTTTCAGGTTGTCATTCTAG
- a CDS encoding DNA-binding protein → MSTITITLSKDQSQQLQEIALRFQVAPEELVRASIEELLARPQEDFQKALEYVLRKNAEPYRRLA, encoded by the coding sequence ATGAGTACAATCACAATCACCTTATCCAAAGACCAATCGCAGCAATTGCAAGAAATCGCTTTGCGTTTTCAGGTTGCTCCTGAAGAGTTGGTACGAGCCAGCATTGAAGAGTTGCTCGCTCGTCCTCAAGAAGATTTCCAAAAGGCATTGGAGTATGTGCTGCGGAAGAATGCTGAACCTTACCGACGGTTAGCATAA
- a CDS encoding type II toxin-antitoxin system RelE/ParE family toxin yields MKAQFKASFARDLQSIREKATLKRIQEAIEQVEQARSLQEITNLKKLKGGGNYYRIRIGEYRIGIIVEGDAITFVRCLHRKEIYRYFP; encoded by the coding sequence GTGAAAGCCCAATTCAAAGCCAGTTTTGCAAGAGACTTGCAGAGTATCAGAGAGAAGGCTACGTTAAAGCGCATCCAGGAAGCTATTGAGCAGGTGGAGCAAGCCCGGAGCCTGCAGGAGATTACGAATCTGAAGAAACTAAAGGGAGGGGGAAACTACTATCGTATCAGAATTGGAGAATATCGAATCGGAATCATCGTTGAGGGTGACGCGATCACATTCGTGCGATGCCTTCATAGAAAAGAAATCTATAGGTATTTCCCGTAA
- a CDS encoding DUF433 domain-containing protein, which yields MSTGEPLIVLSAKVMIAKPVATGTRITVELTLGKLAAGEIIERILDAHPRLMCEAVLTAITFVEEASCQRSQQRPCLMKQHGEQQQNVPGKQSPIF from the coding sequence ATTTCTACGGGAGAGCCGCTAATTGTACTCTCTGCCAAAGTGATGATCGCTAAACCGGTCGCGACGGGCACACGCATTACGGTTGAACTCACTCTGGGAAAACTGGCGGCAGGGGAAATCATCGAACGCATTCTTGATGCTCATCCGCGACTAATGTGCGAAGCAGTGCTAACAGCGATTACCTTTGTTGAAGAAGCCTCGTGCCAACGGTCTCAACAAAGGCCATGTTTGATGAAGCAGCATGGCGAGCAACAGCAGAACGTTCCAGGCAAGCAGTCTCCGATTTTCTGA